The following are from one region of the Juglans regia cultivar Chandler chromosome 10, Walnut 2.0, whole genome shotgun sequence genome:
- the LOC118349663 gene encoding uncharacterized protein LOC118349663, which yields MKGVKRFGKKGKLSSRYVGPFEIVEKVGLAAYRVALPNYFGEVHDVFHVSSLKKSFGQQETCFVDLERIQLQPDHTYKVAPTQIVDWKEQRLRSKMVPLVKVS from the coding sequence atgaaaggcgttaagcgctttggtaagaagggAAAGCTTAGTTCgaggtatgttggccctttcGAGATTGTGGAGAAAGTTGGTCTTGCTGCTTATCGAGTTGCATTGCCGAATTATTTTGGAGAAGTTCAcgatgtgttccatgtgtcatcgttgaagaagagttttggacaacaAGAAACGTGTTTTGTTGACCTagaacgcattcaacttcagcctgaTCATACTTATAaagttgccccgacgcagattgtggattggaaagagcaaaggttAAGGTCCAAGATGGTAcctttggtgaaagtgtcatag